A window of Tautonia plasticadhaerens contains these coding sequences:
- a CDS encoding IS481 family transposase, translating to MPWNEASLMSLRTEFVALAAAEGANVRELCRRYGISPKTAYKWIARHRAGGADALADRPRRPARSPGRCPEPLEAEVLRLRDAHPAWGGRKLRARLVALGVTDVPAASTITAILRRHGRLDPAAAAAHRPSVRFEHDAPNRLRQMDFKGHFATACGRCHPLTVLDDHSRFALALEACGDERATTVRGHLTDLFRRYGLPERVLCDNGPPWGTAGLGQRYTALAVWLLRLGVGVGHGRPAHPQTQGKDERFHRTLKAEVIGRRAFADLADCQRRFDPWRAVYNHERPHEALGLVVPASRDRPSPRPFPEALPEWEYGPGDAVRKVARDGAISFRGRPVDLGKAFGGERVAVRPTAEDGVYGVYLGVHRVAQADLRVQNPPD from the coding sequence ATGCCATGGAACGAGGCGTCGCTCATGTCCCTGCGCACGGAGTTCGTCGCCCTGGCCGCCGCCGAGGGGGCCAACGTCCGCGAGCTGTGCCGCCGCTACGGCATCAGCCCCAAGACCGCCTACAAGTGGATCGCACGCCATCGGGCCGGCGGGGCCGACGCCCTGGCCGACCGACCCCGGCGCCCGGCCCGCTCGCCGGGCCGCTGCCCCGAGCCGCTCGAGGCCGAGGTGCTCCGCCTGCGCGACGCCCACCCGGCCTGGGGCGGCCGCAAGCTCCGCGCCCGGCTGGTCGCCCTGGGCGTCACCGACGTGCCGGCGGCCAGCACCATCACCGCCATCCTCCGCCGCCACGGCCGGCTCGACCCGGCCGCCGCCGCCGCCCACCGGCCCTCGGTCCGCTTCGAGCACGATGCCCCCAACCGGCTCCGGCAGATGGACTTCAAGGGGCACTTCGCCACCGCCTGTGGCCGCTGCCACCCGCTGACGGTCCTGGACGACCACTCCCGCTTCGCCCTGGCCTTGGAGGCCTGCGGCGACGAGCGGGCGACGACGGTGCGCGGCCACCTGACGGACCTGTTCCGCCGCTACGGCCTGCCCGAGCGGGTGCTCTGCGACAACGGCCCGCCCTGGGGCACCGCCGGCCTGGGGCAGCGGTACACGGCCCTGGCCGTCTGGCTGCTGCGGCTGGGTGTCGGGGTGGGCCACGGCCGGCCGGCACACCCGCAGACCCAGGGCAAGGACGAGCGGTTCCACCGCACGCTCAAGGCCGAGGTGATCGGCCGCCGGGCCTTCGCCGACCTGGCCGACTGCCAGCGGCGGTTCGACCCGTGGCGCGCGGTGTACAACCACGAGCGGCCGCACGAGGCGTTGGGCCTGGTGGTGCCGGCCAGCCGCGACCGGCCCAGCCCGCGGCCGTTCCCCGAGGCGTTGCCCGAGTGGGAGTACGGCCCCGGCGACGCGGTCCGCAAGGTGGCCCGCGACGGGGCCATCAGCTTCCGCGGCCGGCCGGTCGACCTGGGCAAGGCCTTCGGCGGCGAGCGGGTGGCGGTCCGCCCGACGGCCGAGGACGGGGTCTACGGGGTGTATCTCGGGGTGCATCGGGTTGCCCAGGCCGACCTCCGAGTGCAGAATCCACCGGATTGA
- a CDS encoding thioredoxin-like domain-containing protein, whose product MTTPSSPRRAAPILAASIALLAVAAGMAWLARTGAEPAPADPFARMNMVVPASFKGQEGVGATQDLFEGGIAWLNSAQPIRSQDLIGKVVLLDFWTYCCINCHHIIPDLEKLERKYADELVVIGVHSPKFPAERDTENIRKKVREYGVKHPVVNDAEMTIWRRFGVRSWPTLAVIDAKGNFRGSVSGEGNYDTLDAFIGKLVEEHKANGELDETPFVVYAESDRPSDGPLLFPGKVLADAPNNRLFIADTGHHRVVVTDLDGAGQATIGTGIRGFKDGPFDQAQFDRPQGFCLVGDALYVTDTENHAIRRVDLSARTVETIAGNGTQSYRRNGSFQGSNQAEGLNSPWDLLPVPGTSELIIAMAGPHQLWKIDLESNLVSVWAGSGREDIIDGSYGDAAFAQPSGLATDGTYVYVADSEVSGIRRVSLSGEQAPQVGTVVGQGLFEFGDLDGVGDAVRLQHCLGLAYGDDRLYIADTYNNKIKVCDPEARRVETLVGTGEAGSSDASPSFYQPGGISLAGDTLYIADSNNHLVRAFDLDAKQVRTLSLDGVSPPKPPKKKPTFANATPIELPMTEVAPGDALTVDLSLEIPGFKLQPDSPVLTLIEAPDSPDALGPEVSPTGSTTLPTGDALTLPVPLSKPFGAGDTLTLKVSASIFACAEEGGFCTLKQYSWTVPLAFAEGAGATVTLAPPAAE is encoded by the coding sequence ATGACCACCCCGAGTTCCCCACGAAGGGCGGCCCCGATCCTCGCCGCGTCGATCGCCCTGCTCGCCGTCGCCGCCGGCATGGCCTGGCTGGCCCGGACCGGGGCCGAGCCCGCCCCCGCCGACCCCTTCGCGAGGATGAACATGGTCGTACCCGCCTCCTTCAAGGGCCAGGAGGGCGTCGGCGCCACGCAGGACCTCTTCGAGGGGGGGATCGCCTGGCTCAACTCCGCCCAGCCGATCCGCTCCCAGGACCTCATCGGCAAGGTCGTCCTGCTCGACTTCTGGACGTATTGCTGCATCAACTGCCACCACATCATCCCCGACCTGGAGAAGCTGGAGCGGAAATATGCCGACGAGCTGGTCGTCATCGGCGTCCACTCCCCCAAGTTCCCGGCCGAGCGCGACACCGAGAACATCCGCAAGAAGGTCCGCGAGTACGGCGTCAAGCACCCGGTCGTGAATGATGCCGAGATGACCATCTGGCGCCGGTTCGGCGTCCGCTCCTGGCCCACGCTCGCCGTCATCGACGCCAAGGGCAACTTCCGGGGCTCCGTCAGCGGCGAGGGGAACTACGACACCCTCGACGCCTTCATCGGCAAGCTCGTCGAGGAGCACAAAGCCAACGGGGAACTCGACGAGACCCCCTTCGTCGTCTACGCCGAGAGCGACCGCCCCTCCGACGGCCCCCTGCTCTTCCCCGGCAAGGTCCTGGCCGACGCCCCCAACAACCGCCTCTTCATCGCCGACACCGGCCACCACCGGGTCGTCGTCACCGACCTCGACGGCGCCGGCCAGGCCACCATCGGCACCGGCATCCGGGGCTTCAAGGACGGCCCCTTCGACCAGGCCCAGTTCGACCGCCCCCAGGGCTTCTGCCTGGTCGGCGACGCCCTGTACGTCACCGACACCGAGAACCACGCCATCCGCCGCGTCGACCTCTCGGCGAGGACCGTGGAGACGATCGCCGGCAACGGCACCCAGTCCTACCGCCGCAACGGCTCGTTCCAGGGCAGCAACCAGGCCGAGGGCCTGAACAGCCCCTGGGACCTCCTCCCCGTCCCCGGGACCTCCGAGCTGATCATCGCCATGGCCGGGCCGCACCAGCTCTGGAAGATCGACCTGGAGTCGAACCTCGTCTCCGTCTGGGCCGGCTCCGGTCGCGAGGACATCATCGACGGCTCGTATGGCGATGCCGCCTTCGCCCAGCCCTCCGGCCTGGCGACCGACGGCACCTACGTCTACGTGGCCGACTCGGAAGTCTCCGGCATCCGCCGCGTCTCCCTCTCCGGCGAGCAGGCCCCGCAGGTCGGCACGGTCGTCGGCCAAGGCCTCTTCGAGTTCGGCGACCTCGACGGCGTCGGCGACGCCGTCCGCCTCCAGCACTGCCTCGGCCTGGCCTATGGCGACGACCGGCTCTACATCGCCGACACCTACAACAACAAGATCAAGGTCTGCGACCCCGAGGCCCGCCGGGTCGAGACCTTGGTCGGCACCGGGGAGGCCGGTTCCTCGGACGCCTCCCCCAGCTTCTACCAGCCCGGCGGCATCTCCCTGGCCGGGGACACCCTCTACATCGCCGACTCCAACAACCACCTCGTCCGGGCCTTCGACCTCGACGCGAAGCAGGTCCGCACCCTCTCCCTCGACGGCGTCAGCCCCCCGAAGCCCCCGAAGAAGAAGCCGACCTTCGCCAACGCCACCCCGATCGAACTCCCCATGACGGAGGTCGCCCCCGGAGACGCCCTGACCGTGGATCTCTCCCTGGAGATCCCCGGCTTCAAGCTCCAGCCCGACTCCCCCGTCCTCACCCTGATCGAGGCCCCCGACTCCCCCGACGCCCTCGGCCCGGAGGTCTCCCCCACCGGCTCCACCACCCTCCCCACCGGGGACGCCCTCACCCTCCCCGTCCCCCTCTCGAAGCCCTTCGGCGCCGGAGACACGCTGACCCTGAAGGTCTCCGCCTCCATCTTCGCCTGCGCCGAGGAGGGCGGCTTCTGCACCCTCAAGCAATACTCCTGGACCGTCCCCCTCGCCTTCGCCGAAGGCGCCGGAGCCACCGTCACCCTCGCCCCCCCCGCCGCCGAATGA
- a CDS encoding ribose-phosphate diphosphokinase, with the protein MDRSLVCTPAKDRDPFGEMKIFGGSASGGLARAICRHLGVSLAKSETKIFSEGNIFVRVLENVRGRDVFIVQGTEQPVNDNLMELLFWIDAFKRASATQVTAVIPFFSYAKGDKKDEPRVSIRARVIADALEAVGADRVLTMDLHSPQIQGFFKIPVDHLYAGPVLTAYFRKQHIPNLVVAAPDVGFAKTAQRYADLMKAPLIIGNKTRPDHEERAEILDVIGDVRGKNVLIVDDFTISGGTLIEMAHACKSRGAKDIYACVSHGVFSKGSATKVSASPIKELVLTDTIGKWPEPLAENCRRISVSRLFAEAIISIHQRESVSRLFDTEVEPELIEECADDEPEPPVWAR; encoded by the coding sequence ATGGATCGTTCGCTCGTCTGCACGCCGGCCAAGGATCGGGACCCCTTCGGGGAGATGAAGATCTTCGGCGGGTCGGCCAGCGGGGGGCTGGCGAGGGCGATCTGCCGGCACCTGGGGGTCTCGCTCGCCAAGTCGGAGACGAAGATCTTCAGCGAGGGGAACATCTTCGTCCGGGTCCTGGAGAACGTCCGGGGCCGCGACGTCTTCATCGTCCAGGGGACCGAGCAGCCGGTCAACGACAACCTGATGGAGCTGCTCTTCTGGATCGACGCCTTCAAGCGGGCCAGCGCCACGCAGGTGACGGCGGTCATCCCCTTCTTCTCCTACGCCAAGGGGGACAAGAAGGACGAGCCGAGGGTGTCGATCCGGGCCCGGGTGATCGCCGACGCCCTGGAGGCCGTGGGGGCCGACCGGGTCCTGACGATGGACCTGCACAGCCCCCAGATCCAGGGCTTCTTCAAGATCCCGGTCGACCACCTCTACGCCGGGCCGGTGCTGACGGCCTACTTCCGCAAGCAGCACATCCCGAACCTGGTGGTCGCGGCCCCCGACGTGGGGTTCGCCAAGACGGCCCAGCGCTACGCCGACCTGATGAAGGCGCCGCTGATCATCGGCAACAAGACCCGCCCCGACCACGAGGAGCGGGCCGAGATCCTCGACGTGATCGGCGACGTGAGGGGCAAGAACGTCCTGATCGTCGACGACTTCACCATCTCCGGCGGCACCCTGATCGAGATGGCCCACGCCTGCAAGAGCCGGGGGGCGAAGGACATCTACGCCTGCGTCTCGCACGGGGTCTTCTCCAAGGGCTCGGCGACCAAGGTGAGCGCCAGCCCGATCAAGGAGCTGGTGCTGACGGACACCATCGGCAAGTGGCCCGAGCCGCTGGCGGAGAACTGCCGGAGGATCAGCGTCAGCCGGCTGTTCGCCGAGGCGATCATCTCCATCCACCAGCGCGAGAGCGTCAGCCGCCTGTTCGACACCGAGGTCGAGCCGGAGTTGATCGAGGAGTGCGCCGACGACGAGCCGGAGCCCCCCGTCTGGGCTCGTTGA
- a CDS encoding sigma 54-interacting transcriptional regulator produces the protein MASDRPQTLGELKQAGHRLESVKDEMRRNLIALIRRGEPLFPEILGYEETVVPQVQNAILSKHDMLFLGTRGQAKTRMLRQLVRLLDDAIPVVDGSEVLDHPYHPVSREARDKLEAMGDDTPIAWVGRDQRYQEKLATPDVTIADLIGEIDMIKHAEGRYLSSELTMHFGLIPRTNRGIFCMNELPDLSPKIQVGLFNVLEERDVQIRGYPVRLELDLCMVFSANPEDYTNRGRIVTPLKDRIGSVVRTHYPTTREVGVSINDQNAWVDREGERVAVPFFVKEVVEEAARLARTSSHVNQASGVSVRMSIANLENVVSNAERRALVNDEPWVVPRVGDLAHVVPSTRGKIELTMAEDDGSEDVLIHRIVGEAVKNVFSERFNPKEFRQAVEYFDNGGGVELGDTVPTRELLKRIEKIPGLLKKAEDLARDSLPSLSDPDLHHAAMASAAEFILEGLHVHNRLNKNVKAGVSSYER, from the coding sequence ATGGCATCCGATCGACCCCAGACCCTGGGAGAGCTGAAGCAGGCCGGCCACCGCCTCGAATCGGTCAAGGACGAGATGCGCCGCAACCTGATCGCCCTGATCCGACGCGGCGAGCCGCTGTTCCCGGAGATCCTCGGCTACGAGGAGACGGTGGTCCCCCAGGTCCAGAACGCCATCCTCTCGAAGCACGACATGCTCTTCCTCGGCACCCGGGGCCAGGCCAAGACCCGGATGCTCCGCCAGCTCGTCCGGCTGCTCGATGACGCCATCCCGGTCGTCGACGGCTCCGAGGTGCTCGACCACCCGTACCACCCCGTCAGCCGGGAGGCCCGGGACAAGCTGGAGGCGATGGGGGACGACACCCCGATCGCCTGGGTCGGCCGCGACCAGCGCTACCAGGAGAAGCTCGCCACCCCCGACGTGACCATCGCCGACCTGATCGGCGAGATCGACATGATCAAGCACGCCGAGGGGCGGTACCTCTCCAGCGAGCTGACGATGCACTTCGGCCTGATCCCGCGGACCAACCGCGGGATCTTCTGCATGAACGAGCTGCCGGACCTCTCCCCCAAGATCCAGGTCGGCCTGTTCAACGTGCTGGAGGAGCGGGACGTCCAGATCCGGGGCTACCCCGTCCGCCTGGAGCTGGACCTCTGCATGGTCTTCTCCGCCAACCCGGAGGACTACACGAACCGGGGCCGGATCGTCACCCCGCTGAAGGACCGGATCGGCTCGGTGGTCCGCACCCACTACCCGACGACCCGGGAGGTCGGCGTCTCGATCAACGACCAGAACGCCTGGGTCGATCGGGAGGGGGAGCGGGTCGCGGTGCCCTTCTTCGTGAAGGAGGTGGTCGAGGAGGCGGCGCGGCTGGCCCGGACGTCGTCGCACGTGAACCAGGCGTCGGGCGTGTCGGTGCGGATGTCGATCGCCAACCTGGAGAACGTCGTCTCGAATGCCGAGCGGCGGGCGCTGGTGAATGACGAGCCCTGGGTGGTGCCCCGGGTCGGGGACCTGGCGCACGTCGTCCCCAGCACCCGGGGGAAGATCGAGCTGACGATGGCCGAGGACGACGGCTCGGAGGACGTGCTCATCCACCGGATCGTCGGCGAGGCGGTCAAGAACGTCTTCTCCGAGCGCTTCAACCCGAAGGAGTTCCGCCAGGCCGTCGAGTACTTCGACAACGGCGGCGGCGTCGAGCTGGGGGACACGGTCCCCACCCGGGAATTGCTCAAGCGGATCGAGAAGATCCCGGGCCTGCTGAAGAAGGCCGAGGACCTGGCCAGGGACTCGCTCCCCTCGCTCTCCGACCCCGACCTGCACCACGCCGCGATGGCCTCGGCCGCCGAGTTCATCCTGGAAGGGCTCCACGTGCACAACCGCTTGAACAAGAACGTGAAGGCGGGGGTGTCGTCGTACGAGCGCTGA
- a CDS encoding VWA domain-containing protein has protein sequence MPKYEYSKWDGSQKFSPQSAEKAFDQLSEYLLHYGDQVLRQLDRFDDDDDPEVVELLQQEGLIERDGEGKFVVSPKGVRRIQQNALTDLFQTFNRDAIGKHDSPHKGSGAVRHEDSRPYVYGDSLANLNLHETIKNAYVRQGGGVPIGVERDDWVVYETEHQTRAATVVLIDMSGSMGRYGKYGMTKKVALALQGMVRAQYPTDSIEMVGFYTLASKLTERQLINSAPKPVGLFDPRVNLRISLDKPLPRQVQHFTNIDAGLKLARNLLKKQGAENKQIIVITDGEPTAHIEGREAVLIYPPAEKTAMATLAEAKRCATAGIRVSSFALIEDYFYLGLVNFVEEMARVTQGVAAYCSADDLGKYVFDSFVGGRRQRKMSR, from the coding sequence ATGCCGAAGTACGAATACTCCAAGTGGGACGGGTCGCAGAAATTCTCGCCGCAGTCGGCCGAGAAGGCGTTCGACCAGTTGAGCGAATACCTGTTGCATTACGGGGACCAGGTGCTCCGGCAGCTCGACCGGTTCGACGACGACGACGACCCGGAGGTCGTCGAGCTGCTCCAGCAGGAGGGGCTGATCGAGCGGGACGGGGAGGGGAAGTTCGTCGTCTCCCCCAAGGGGGTGAGGCGGATCCAGCAGAACGCGCTGACGGACCTGTTCCAGACGTTCAACCGGGACGCGATCGGCAAGCACGACTCGCCGCACAAGGGCTCGGGCGCGGTCCGGCACGAGGACTCCCGGCCGTACGTCTACGGGGACTCGCTGGCGAACCTGAACCTGCACGAGACGATCAAGAACGCCTACGTCCGGCAGGGGGGCGGGGTGCCGATCGGCGTCGAGCGGGATGACTGGGTCGTCTACGAGACGGAGCACCAGACCCGGGCCGCCACGGTCGTGCTGATCGACATGAGCGGGTCGATGGGCCGGTACGGCAAGTACGGGATGACCAAGAAGGTGGCGCTGGCCCTGCAAGGGATGGTCCGGGCGCAGTACCCGACCGACTCGATCGAGATGGTCGGCTTCTACACCCTGGCCAGCAAGTTGACCGAGCGGCAACTGATCAATTCGGCCCCCAAGCCGGTCGGCCTGTTCGACCCGAGGGTCAACCTGAGGATCAGCCTGGACAAGCCCTTGCCCAGGCAGGTGCAGCACTTCACCAACATCGACGCCGGCCTGAAGCTGGCCCGGAACCTGCTGAAGAAGCAGGGGGCCGAAAACAAGCAGATCATCGTCATCACCGACGGCGAGCCGACCGCGCACATCGAGGGCCGGGAGGCGGTGCTGATCTACCCGCCGGCGGAGAAGACGGCGATGGCCACGCTGGCCGAGGCGAAGCGGTGCGCGACGGCCGGGATCCGGGTTTCCTCGTTCGCCCTGATCGAGGATTATTTCTATCTCGGCCTGGTCAACTTCGTCGAGGAGATGGCGCGGGTGACCCAGGGCGTGGCGGCCTACTGCTCGGCCGACGACCTGGGCAAATATGTGTTCGATAGTTTCGTCGGCGGCCGCCGGCAGCGGAAGATGAGCCGCTGA
- a CDS encoding helix-turn-helix domain-containing protein, with protein sequence MARMRTRTRTRERIASGLEARRTLAGRLREFRKAKFGDQGGPEMARLLGLPARTYYNYETGVTIPAEVLLALVDRTDVSPIWLLAGEGPMTRSGS encoded by the coding sequence ATGGCCCGGATGCGGACGAGGACGAGGACCAGGGAGCGGATCGCCTCCGGCCTGGAGGCCCGTCGTACGTTGGCGGGGCGGCTCCGGGAGTTCCGGAAGGCCAAATTCGGGGACCAGGGCGGGCCGGAGATGGCCCGTTTACTCGGGCTCCCGGCCCGGACGTATTACAACTACGAGACCGGGGTGACGATCCCGGCCGAGGTGCTGCTCGCGCTCGTCGATCGGACCGACGTCTCGCCGATCTGGCTGCTCGCCGGGGAAGGGCCGATGACCCGGTCGGGCTCCTGA
- a CDS encoding AI-2E family transporter, whose protein sequence is MDETARSNSPQLTVLATLGIVAALYLLKPILIPIALSILLASLLSPATHLLRRLLPVGPFGAAVILFVLMAVAGLYTASLTAESLVQAAKTFPTDVERLASKLSHLTNDAIRDHPYLANILPEPGTISILGDTNSERLLNSLNYRLTDLTAWVGHGVVVLFLVLFLLVEGDLIVPRLVHLITVESGESKAMERTLKNVTRKIRAYLLARTVLNIGLGAATAVAMLLLGIDFAVPLGLFAGLTNYIPYIGNVAAGAMAVLVTLAQRGSIADCLIVTAIFLAIVTVEGYLVMPYVMGRSLDLNGTTVLIACMFWGFLWGLMGLILAIPITVSVKLVFQHLHPLRHWAELMSLAYPLDDSATAPDPSPDPPPARRRLLARRPGRP, encoded by the coding sequence ATGGACGAGACAGCGCGATCGAACAGCCCGCAGCTGACGGTCCTCGCCACGCTCGGCATCGTCGCGGCGCTCTACCTGCTCAAGCCGATCCTGATCCCGATCGCCCTGTCGATCCTGCTGGCCAGCCTGCTCTCCCCCGCCACCCACCTGCTCCGGAGGCTGCTGCCGGTCGGCCCGTTCGGGGCGGCGGTCATCCTGTTCGTCCTGATGGCGGTGGCCGGGCTCTACACCGCGAGCCTGACGGCCGAGAGCCTCGTGCAGGCGGCCAAGACGTTCCCGACCGACGTGGAGCGGCTCGCCTCGAAGCTCAGCCACCTGACCAACGACGCCATCCGAGACCACCCCTACCTCGCCAACATCCTCCCCGAGCCGGGCACGATCAGCATCCTCGGCGACACCAACAGCGAGCGCCTGCTCAACTCCCTGAATTATCGCCTGACCGACCTGACCGCCTGGGTCGGCCACGGGGTCGTGGTCCTCTTCCTCGTCCTCTTCCTGCTGGTCGAAGGGGACCTGATCGTCCCGAGGCTGGTCCACCTGATCACGGTCGAGTCCGGCGAGTCGAAGGCGATGGAGCGGACGCTCAAGAACGTGACCCGGAAGATCCGGGCCTACCTGCTCGCGCGGACGGTGCTGAACATCGGGCTCGGGGCGGCGACGGCCGTCGCCATGCTGCTGCTGGGGATCGACTTCGCCGTGCCGCTGGGCCTCTTCGCCGGCCTGACGAACTACATCCCCTACATCGGCAACGTCGCCGCCGGGGCGATGGCCGTGCTCGTGACGCTCGCCCAGCGGGGGTCGATCGCCGACTGCCTGATCGTCACCGCCATCTTCCTGGCCATCGTGACCGTCGAGGGCTACCTCGTCATGCCCTACGTCATGGGCCGGTCGCTCGACCTCAACGGCACGACCGTCCTGATCGCCTGCATGTTCTGGGGGTTCCTCTGGGGCCTGATGGGCCTGATCCTGGCCATCCCCATCACCGTCAGCGTCAAGCTCGTCTTCCAGCACCTCCACCCCCTGAGGCACTGGGCCGAGCTGATGAGCCTCGCCTACCCGCTCGACGACTCCGCGACCGCCCCGGATCCCTCCCCCGATCCCCCCCCGGCCCGTCGCCGGCTCCTGGCCCGACGCCCCGGCCGTCCGTGA
- a CDS encoding C40 family peptidase has product MGTGLNRVRPPGRAAPIALGIALAMLVGCRGAGEYTDSIAPLWWRQNPWGPEAEAARHSGTLPRVPYHPDMAAWEAFARDHLRTGDILFREADARVLGGLFPFSRVAGAIADCRYTHTGILAWERGEPVVYDTSMGGARRQPLGVWVLDNVGHLGIKRPRPEHQHVVPGVIAFCRSVYERQVPFDAKLELGDSHFYCAEMTSRAFEHAGLPLARPIRMGDLPAIGEHRAVFLLARLLASFHPDQRMYAPGNDRFGLWSSPELVPVYVAEDGTRPDPGGLVAWPSAQGFPVGGAGWQSGADFGAAPVPAR; this is encoded by the coding sequence ATGGGGACAGGCCTGAACCGCGTCCGGCCCCCGGGACGGGCCGCACCGATCGCCCTGGGGATCGCGCTGGCGATGCTCGTCGGCTGCCGGGGGGCGGGGGAGTACACCGACTCGATCGCCCCGCTCTGGTGGCGTCAGAACCCCTGGGGGCCGGAGGCCGAGGCCGCCCGACACTCCGGCACGCTCCCCCGGGTGCCCTATCACCCGGACATGGCCGCCTGGGAGGCGTTCGCCCGGGACCACCTCCGCACCGGGGACATCCTCTTCCGGGAGGCCGACGCCCGGGTCCTGGGCGGGCTCTTCCCCTTCTCCCGGGTGGCGGGGGCCATCGCCGATTGCCGGTACACGCACACGGGCATCCTCGCGTGGGAGCGCGGCGAGCCGGTCGTCTACGACACGAGCATGGGGGGGGCCCGTCGCCAGCCTCTGGGGGTCTGGGTCCTCGACAACGTCGGCCACCTGGGCATCAAGCGGCCGCGCCCCGAGCACCAGCACGTCGTCCCCGGGGTGATCGCTTTCTGCCGATCGGTCTACGAGCGGCAGGTCCCCTTCGACGCGAAGCTGGAGCTGGGGGACTCGCACTTCTACTGCGCCGAGATGACCAGCCGGGCCTTCGAGCACGCCGGCCTCCCCCTGGCCCGGCCGATCCGGATGGGGGACCTGCCCGCGATCGGCGAGCACCGGGCGGTCTTCCTGCTGGCCCGGCTGCTCGCCTCCTTCCACCCGGATCAGCGGATGTACGCGCCGGGGAACGACCGGTTCGGGCTCTGGTCGAGCCCGGAGCTGGTCCCGGTCTACGTCGCCGAGGACGGGACCCGGCCGGATCCGGGGGGCCTGGTCGCCTGGCCCTCGGCGCAGGGGTTCCCGGTCGGGGGGGCGGGATGGCAATCCGGGGCGGATTTCGGGGCGGCGCCGGTCCCGGCCCGATAG
- a CDS encoding PP2C family protein-serine/threonine phosphatase, with amino-acid sequence MSTRASRALTDTDEFLPFGRLVDLHYEAEPRQLVRAEFAARTDVGKVREVNEDQYLVVRRRRERDLVCSSVPVELLIDQRQHAYTAAVADGIGGHRFGDLASLLAVRVGWELGANEIKWTIKTNPKEVDDLKQKATIFMQLIHRALKDEARDNPRLHGMGTTLTLCQSVGPSLFVVHVGDSRAYLHRDGTIRRLTRDHTLAQLMIDLGEIDPDSPEVRRVQHVLSNALGVGDGDVFVEFSHHEVADGDRLLLCTDGLSDLVPDAELGRILDAHPRPEDACKVLVDLALARGGRDNITVVVGRYEFEPDAVEP; translated from the coding sequence GTGTCGACCCGAGCGTCCCGAGCGTTGACGGATACCGACGAATTCCTCCCCTTCGGTCGGCTGGTCGACCTGCACTACGAGGCCGAGCCCCGGCAACTCGTCCGGGCCGAGTTCGCGGCCCGGACCGACGTGGGGAAGGTCCGGGAGGTGAACGAGGACCAGTACCTCGTGGTCCGGAGGAGGCGGGAGCGGGACCTGGTCTGTTCGAGCGTGCCGGTGGAGTTGCTGATCGACCAGCGTCAGCACGCGTATACGGCGGCCGTGGCCGACGGCATCGGCGGCCACCGCTTCGGCGACCTGGCCAGCCTTCTGGCGGTGCGGGTCGGCTGGGAGCTGGGCGCCAACGAGATCAAGTGGACCATCAAGACCAACCCGAAGGAGGTGGATGACCTGAAGCAGAAGGCCACCATCTTCATGCAGCTGATCCACCGCGCCCTGAAGGACGAGGCCCGGGACAACCCCCGGCTCCACGGCATGGGGACGACGCTGACGCTGTGCCAGTCCGTCGGCCCGTCGCTGTTCGTGGTCCACGTCGGCGATTCGAGGGCCTACCTCCACCGCGACGGCACGATCCGCCGCCTGACCCGGGACCACACCCTCGCCCAGCTGATGATCGACCTGGGGGAGATCGACCCCGACTCCCCGGAAGTCCGCCGCGTCCAGCACGTGCTGAGCAATGCGCTCGGCGTGGGGGACGGGGACGTCTTCGTCGAGTTCTCCCACCACGAAGTGGCCGACGGCGATCGGCTGCTGCTCTGCACCGACGGCCTCTCCGACCTCGTCCCCGACGCCGAGCTGGGCCGGATCCTCGACGCCCACCCCCGGCCCGAGGACGCCTGCAAGGTCCTCGTCGACCTGGCGCTCGCCCGGGGAGGGCGGGACAACATCACCGTGGTCGTCGGGCGATACGAGTTCGAGCCGGACGCGGTCGAGCCCTGA